One genomic segment of Streptomyces sp. RKND-216 includes these proteins:
- a CDS encoding AfsR/SARP family transcriptional regulator: protein MRFQLLGPLTLTDGNDAVVLQPSKPTILLATLLLQAGSVVSAGYLQRTIWGPDQPATAKAALQTCVLRLRRLFTKHGVTETPIDAVPGGYRITADPDTLDLLAFRARVRAAAGLTDDPEAELYALQDALALWQGSLLANVPSDVLHRDEVPRLTEERLRTVERACTLELLLGRYGQALVELWSATRAFPAHERFREQLIEALYRSGRQAEALAEYRSIKGYLLDELGVDPSPALQRLELAILRGDELGAPTQPSDRAVLTRATVPGQTRGHRPGANRLALPAGAGTPLPETGTAGPPAAGVPPAGAAAGEAAESAADHAEDAAPGASTPTGSPTREQGAAPAVSEVAGVPSFAGRAAHLAAMTEHLTGVRDDPATLLVCGAPGIGKTALARQVAHLVRDRYPGGRLLVRMVGPDGAARSAEEAAAEIAAARLRRSGSVLLVFDDVVDADQVRPLLPADSDDAALVTSRRWLAGLIATHGGRVHRLDAFVPDESRELLRAVLGATRVNAEPEAADRLAAACGHFPLALRITTAWLSTRPGLPLADATDWLAEDPVGRLSLPGDSRMSVREVLTCALGRLEERCAEALLRLGSLDGADTDGFRADDAAAVLDGDAAEEAATLLDHLADAGLLEDGPPGPYRMHALVRSFARHAVRTYGTAGPHGHRPTRRHAQKV, encoded by the coding sequence ATGCGGTTCCAGCTTCTCGGACCGCTGACCCTCACCGACGGGAACGACGCTGTCGTCCTGCAACCGTCCAAGCCGACGATCCTGCTCGCCACCCTGCTGCTGCAGGCGGGCTCGGTGGTGTCCGCCGGCTACCTGCAGCGCACCATCTGGGGCCCGGACCAGCCGGCGACGGCGAAGGCCGCGCTCCAGACCTGCGTGCTGCGCCTGCGACGGCTGTTCACCAAGCACGGGGTGACGGAAACCCCCATCGACGCGGTGCCGGGCGGGTACCGCATCACCGCTGATCCGGACACGCTCGACCTGCTCGCCTTCCGTGCGCGGGTACGGGCGGCGGCCGGGCTGACGGACGATCCGGAGGCCGAGCTGTACGCCCTCCAGGACGCCCTCGCGCTCTGGCAGGGTTCGCTGCTGGCCAACGTGCCCTCGGACGTCCTGCACCGGGACGAGGTGCCGCGGCTGACCGAGGAACGCCTGCGCACCGTGGAACGTGCCTGCACCTTGGAGCTGCTGCTCGGCCGGTACGGGCAGGCGCTCGTCGAACTGTGGAGTGCGACCCGCGCGTTCCCCGCCCACGAACGGTTCCGGGAGCAGCTCATCGAGGCGCTCTACCGTTCGGGCCGGCAGGCCGAGGCACTGGCGGAGTACCGGTCCATCAAGGGGTACCTGCTGGACGAGCTGGGCGTGGACCCGTCGCCGGCGCTGCAACGTCTGGAGCTGGCGATCCTGCGCGGCGACGAGCTGGGCGCGCCGACGCAGCCGAGCGACCGGGCGGTGCTGACCCGGGCGACCGTGCCCGGCCAGACGCGCGGCCACCGGCCCGGCGCGAACCGGCTCGCGCTGCCCGCCGGGGCCGGAACGCCGCTCCCGGAGACCGGCACGGCGGGCCCGCCCGCGGCGGGCGTCCCCCCCGCCGGAGCCGCGGCGGGAGAGGCCGCGGAGTCCGCTGCGGACCACGCCGAGGACGCCGCGCCGGGCGCGAGCACCCCCACGGGGAGCCCCACGCGCGAGCAGGGCGCGGCGCCCGCCGTGTCCGAGGTGGCGGGCGTGCCCTCGTTCGCGGGGCGGGCGGCGCACCTGGCCGCGATGACGGAGCACCTCACCGGCGTCCGCGACGACCCCGCCACCCTGCTGGTCTGCGGCGCGCCCGGTATCGGCAAGACGGCGCTGGCCCGGCAGGTGGCCCACCTGGTGCGGGACCGCTACCCGGGCGGCCGGCTGCTGGTGCGCATGGTGGGTCCGGACGGCGCGGCGCGCAGCGCGGAGGAGGCGGCCGCCGAGATCGCCGCTGCCCGGCTCAGACGTAGCGGCTCCGTTCTGCTGGTGTTCGACGACGTGGTGGACGCCGATCAGGTACGGCCGCTGCTGCCCGCCGACTCCGACGACGCCGCACTCGTCACCAGCCGCCGCTGGCTCGCCGGACTGATCGCCACGCACGGCGGCAGGGTCCACCGTCTGGACGCGTTCGTCCCCGACGAATCGCGCGAGCTGCTGCGTGCGGTACTCGGCGCTACGCGCGTCAATGCCGAACCGGAGGCTGCCGACCGGCTCGCCGCCGCCTGCGGCCACTTCCCGCTGGCGCTCCGCATCACCACCGCCTGGCTCTCCACCCGGCCCGGACTCCCCCTCGCCGACGCCACCGACTGGCTCGCCGAGGACCCCGTCGGCCGCCTCTCGCTGCCCGGCGACTCCCGCATGTCCGTCCGCGAGGTGCTCACCTGTGCCCTCGGTCGGCTTGAGGAGCGGTGCGCGGAGGCGCTGCTGCGCCTCGGGTCCCTCGACGGCGCGGACACCGACGGGTTCCGTGCGGACGACGCGGCCGCCGTGCTCGACGGGGACGCCGCCGAGGAGGCGGCGACCCTCCTGGACCACCTCGCGGACGCCGGGCTGCTGGAGGACGGGCCGCCCGGCCCGTACCGGATGCACGCGCTCGTCCGCTCCTTCGCGCGGCACGCCGTCCGCACGTACGGCACCGCCGGCCCCCACGGGCACCGACCGACTCGCAGACACGCACAGAAGGTGTGA
- a CDS encoding TOMM precursor leader peptide-binding protein: MAAAFEALAGTRPRIRRDVLFTETPGGVLFHNADGGFHLTGRTAYRFASLLVPHLNGRHSLADICQGFPDAQRAMAAGLVDRLYDRGFARSVPEEDDDVAAHVPDPAAAERFAPQIAYIDHYTGGAPARFRRFRDARVAVLGRGPVARWCAVSLLRNGCAHIAVQEASAEVGAEERELAEGGCPARVDRLETEPRGWAALEGYDVVVVTGDGAAPLAHRLLAEGVPDGRTLLPSWTFGDRAVTGPVSRPGGTGCLGCALLRLGAATDADAAAETWSVIAGVVAPREPVAGGGLHGPVAAMTGNLLGYEVFRLTTGALRAETDGQILLQELESLDVVAEPLRPHPRCRLCTPEAEPPDAAEETGAARVLAEGLALPRTATVATARDAEQTVEDLNALGTALVRPHAGVFTRFDDEDLTQTPLKLSRVELPLGAGGKRRIAAFDVHHLAGARTRALYAAAAVYVEHVVPPALDGGGEVAASSLLTKEPVRVPAAAVRPFGPHNRARVHPATRAGSGAGATPQEAAGTGLLSALAHDALLRALRGAARPTLLAVESGTTASAGEADGDAAAQADPELVFLRKTAATIGVDAELLDLGESAHSSAHVVLAREADGARWAVGCDLNREAAACAALRDLLGQAQLVGDDAAGERGDVDLGDPLVPDLAPSTLVVEGDPELPADAPDTDWNSVLDRLRAAGRDVLHVPTTPADLRTAGVHTARVLLTGGPEDGACAQR, encoded by the coding sequence ATGGCAGCAGCGTTCGAGGCCCTCGCCGGCACCAGACCCCGTATCCGGCGCGACGTGCTCTTCACCGAGACGCCCGGCGGGGTGCTGTTCCACAACGCCGACGGAGGCTTCCACCTCACCGGGCGGACCGCGTACCGGTTCGCCTCGCTGCTCGTCCCTCACCTCAACGGCCGGCACAGCCTGGCCGACATCTGCCAGGGCTTCCCCGACGCCCAGCGCGCCATGGCCGCCGGTCTGGTGGATCGGCTGTACGACCGCGGCTTCGCCCGCAGCGTCCCCGAGGAGGACGACGACGTCGCGGCGCACGTGCCCGATCCCGCCGCGGCCGAGCGGTTCGCGCCGCAGATCGCCTACATCGACCACTACACCGGCGGCGCGCCCGCCCGCTTCCGCCGCTTCCGCGACGCGCGGGTCGCGGTGCTGGGCCGGGGCCCGGTCGCCCGCTGGTGCGCCGTCAGCCTGCTCCGCAATGGCTGCGCCCACATCGCCGTGCAGGAGGCGTCGGCCGAGGTCGGCGCCGAGGAACGCGAACTGGCCGAGGGCGGCTGCCCCGCGCGCGTCGACCGTCTGGAAACGGAGCCGCGCGGCTGGGCGGCGCTGGAGGGCTACGACGTCGTGGTGGTCACCGGCGACGGCGCCGCGCCCCTCGCCCACCGGCTGCTGGCCGAGGGCGTGCCAGACGGCCGGACGCTGCTGCCGTCCTGGACCTTCGGCGATCGTGCCGTCACGGGGCCGGTCAGCCGCCCGGGCGGTACGGGCTGCCTCGGCTGCGCGCTGCTGCGGCTGGGCGCGGCGACCGATGCGGACGCCGCCGCGGAGACGTGGAGCGTGATCGCGGGTGTCGTGGCGCCGCGCGAACCGGTCGCCGGGGGCGGTCTGCACGGGCCCGTCGCCGCCATGACCGGCAACCTGCTGGGCTACGAGGTGTTCCGCCTCACCACCGGCGCGCTGCGCGCGGAGACGGACGGCCAGATTCTCCTCCAGGAACTGGAGTCGCTGGACGTGGTCGCCGAGCCGCTGCGCCCGCACCCGCGCTGCCGCCTCTGCACGCCGGAAGCGGAGCCGCCGGACGCCGCCGAGGAGACCGGGGCCGCCCGGGTGCTCGCCGAAGGGCTGGCGCTGCCGCGGACCGCGACCGTTGCCACCGCGCGGGACGCCGAGCAGACGGTCGAGGACCTCAATGCCCTGGGCACCGCTCTGGTACGGCCGCACGCGGGCGTGTTCACGCGCTTCGACGACGAGGACCTGACGCAGACGCCGCTCAAGCTCAGCCGGGTCGAACTGCCGCTCGGCGCGGGCGGGAAGCGCCGCATCGCCGCCTTCGACGTGCACCACCTGGCCGGCGCCCGGACCCGCGCCCTGTACGCGGCGGCGGCCGTCTACGTCGAGCACGTGGTGCCGCCCGCGCTCGACGGCGGCGGGGAGGTGGCGGCGTCGTCCCTGCTCACCAAGGAGCCGGTACGCGTTCCCGCCGCGGCGGTACGGCCGTTCGGTCCGCACAACCGCGCCCGCGTCCATCCGGCGACCCGCGCGGGCTCCGGCGCGGGCGCCACCCCGCAGGAGGCCGCGGGCACCGGCCTGTTGTCGGCGCTCGCCCACGACGCGCTGCTGCGCGCCCTGCGCGGCGCCGCCCGGCCGACCCTGCTGGCCGTCGAGAGCGGCACGACGGCCTCGGCCGGGGAAGCGGACGGGGACGCCGCCGCGCAGGCCGACCCGGAGCTGGTGTTCCTGCGGAAGACCGCCGCCACCATCGGGGTCGACGCCGAACTGCTCGACCTCGGCGAGAGCGCGCACTCCTCCGCCCACGTGGTGCTGGCCCGCGAGGCGGACGGCGCGCGCTGGGCGGTCGGCTGCGACCTGAACCGCGAGGCCGCGGCCTGCGCCGCGCTGCGCGACCTGCTCGGGCAGGCCCAGCTCGTGGGGGACGACGCGGCGGGCGAGCGGGGCGACGTCGACCTGGGCGACCCGCTGGTCCCTGACCTGGCCCCCAGCACGCTCGTCGTCGAGGGCGACCCGGAGCTGCCCGCCGACGCCCCCGACACCGACTGGAACTCCGTGCTCGACCGGCTCCGCGCCGCGGGCCGCGACGTGCTGCACGTCCCCACCACCCCCGCCGACCTGCGCACCGCGGGCGTGCACACCGCCCGCGTCCTGCTCACCGGCGGTCCGGAGGACGGTGCCTGTGCCCAGCGCTGA
- a CDS encoding TOMM precursor leader peptide-binding protein: protein MGCRAPVTVAPLGVADAFAADGPAGRAADAVAHPVPGTGADTPAAASLPVHVYGRQVVVGPAPGAPACPQCLARRWQAVRSVTLREALEIGGGTRAAGESPYGTPYAAAAVAALVTGLATGPAPSPDDSYARVQVLDLESLTVRRHSLVPDPECPRCARPEADTAEAATLALRPAPKRSPGSFRVRGIGEYALPVEPYANPVCGSLGPSIVHDVSSTSTSATIGCFSMRSGDYLRETFWGGHDDSFGTSMRIGVLEGLERYAGMRARARTASVRDSLDGLRARGVPAVDPRVCGLYSEDFHRANPHITPFTTDREVPWVWGWSLRDERPLLVPEVLTYYHAPGLENRFVQESSNGCASGGALEEAVYFGLMEVVERDAFLLSWYGRAALPEIDPATSGSAATRHMVDRLEMYGYEARFFDTRITFPVPVVTGVALRHDGGLGRMCFGAGAGLDPEAALAAALCEIATDAVNLQGRTEREEERLRAMTGDFHRVAALHDHPLAYGIPEMGRHADFLLGRPGAPRPARRSMADLYGDGSVPAVSDDLREDLLTCVKAVTAEGFDVVVVDQTMPEQRRLGLRTVSVLVPGLLPIDFGWTRQRALGMPRLRTALREAGLREKDLTPDDLNPAPHPFP from the coding sequence CTGGGCTGCCGGGCGCCCGTCACCGTCGCACCGCTCGGCGTCGCCGACGCGTTCGCCGCCGACGGCCCGGCCGGCCGCGCGGCGGACGCGGTCGCCCACCCCGTGCCCGGCACGGGCGCCGACACGCCGGCCGCCGCGTCGCTGCCGGTGCACGTGTACGGGCGGCAGGTCGTCGTGGGCCCGGCCCCCGGCGCGCCGGCCTGCCCGCAGTGCCTCGCCCGGCGCTGGCAGGCCGTACGGTCCGTCACGCTGCGGGAGGCGCTGGAGATCGGCGGCGGCACCCGGGCCGCGGGCGAGTCGCCGTACGGCACCCCGTACGCGGCGGCCGCCGTCGCCGCCCTGGTGACCGGCCTCGCCACCGGGCCGGCCCCGTCGCCCGACGACTCCTACGCGCGGGTGCAGGTGCTGGACCTGGAGAGCCTCACCGTGCGCCGCCACTCGCTGGTGCCCGACCCCGAGTGCCCGCGCTGCGCCCGTCCGGAGGCGGACACCGCCGAGGCGGCGACGCTCGCGCTCCGGCCCGCGCCCAAGAGGTCGCCCGGCTCGTTCCGGGTGCGCGGCATAGGGGAGTACGCGCTGCCCGTCGAGCCCTACGCCAACCCGGTGTGCGGCTCGCTCGGCCCGTCGATCGTGCACGACGTGTCGTCCACCTCGACCTCGGCCACCATCGGCTGCTTCTCCATGCGCTCGGGCGACTACCTGCGCGAGACCTTCTGGGGCGGCCACGACGACAGCTTCGGCACCAGCATGCGCATCGGCGTCCTGGAGGGGCTGGAACGGTACGCGGGCATGCGCGCGCGGGCCCGTACCGCGTCGGTGCGCGACTCGCTGGACGGCCTGCGGGCCCGTGGGGTCCCGGCCGTCGACCCGCGGGTGTGCGGGCTCTACTCCGAGGACTTCCACCGCGCCAACCCGCACATCACCCCCTTCACCACGGACCGCGAGGTGCCGTGGGTGTGGGGCTGGTCGCTGCGCGACGAGCGCCCGCTCCTCGTGCCCGAGGTGCTGACGTACTACCACGCGCCGGGGCTGGAGAACCGCTTCGTGCAGGAGAGCTCCAACGGCTGCGCCTCCGGCGGCGCGCTGGAGGAAGCCGTCTACTTCGGGCTGATGGAGGTCGTCGAACGGGACGCGTTCCTCCTCAGCTGGTACGGGCGCGCGGCCCTGCCCGAGATCGACCCCGCGACCAGCGGCAGCGCCGCGACCCGGCACATGGTCGACCGGCTGGAGATGTACGGCTACGAGGCGCGCTTCTTCGACACCCGCATCACCTTCCCCGTGCCGGTCGTCACCGGAGTCGCGCTCCGCCACGACGGCGGCCTGGGCCGGATGTGCTTCGGCGCGGGCGCCGGGCTGGACCCCGAGGCCGCGCTGGCGGCCGCGCTCTGCGAGATCGCCACCGACGCCGTCAACCTCCAGGGCCGCACCGAGCGGGAGGAGGAACGGCTGCGCGCCATGACCGGGGACTTCCACCGCGTCGCCGCGCTGCACGACCACCCCCTCGCGTACGGCATCCCCGAGATGGGCCGGCACGCCGACTTCCTGCTCGGCCGCCCCGGCGCACCGCGCCCGGCGCGGCGGAGCATGGCCGACCTGTACGGCGACGGATCGGTGCCGGCCGTCTCCGACGACCTGCGCGAGGACCTCCTCACCTGCGTGAAGGCGGTCACCGCCGAGGGCTTCGACGTGGTGGTCGTCGATCAGACCATGCCCGAGCAGCGGCGGCTCGGCCTGCGGACCGTCAGCGTCCTGGTGCCCGGACTGCTGCCCATCGACTTCGGCTGGACCCGGCAGCGCGCGCTGGGCATGCCCCGGCTGCGCACCGCCCTGCGCGAGGCCGGACTGCGCGAGAAGGACCTGACGCCAGACGACCTCAACCCCGCCCCGCACCCCTTCCCCTGA
- a CDS encoding nitroreductase family protein, with the protein MGLAHDYATAILHRGRVPMDPADFVPDWADGPRKGKHYPGVDRLPLPDGRYPADAHVDRGLAAAQPAGPDGGFDLDALSGMLRDSYGLTGRRLAVQANTDLNALPFYPLANWSRGSASGGGLYPVSIHWVSGRSGPVTPGLHYYSTRHHAMHRLLTGDVTGEVRTALGGDGAPGADADHYLVLGVKYWQNAFKYNNFCFHVVSMDLGALVQTWRIWARARGLDVEPLLWFDEERLARLLGVEGDAEGVFAVVPLRWRRTEDSDADTDAGPQARTPRVAPAPAAVRHRDIEKSRRLLAFDDVRAMHAATLGRAEDRPAPGALESAAAHAPDASAPLLPLPAPRPLDADVRTALRRRRSSFGRFDARRPVTADQLAATLAAADAGARLGGDYSGGPGGGSPVRLARTFVFVNHVEDVPPGSYLYDPEAGGLRPVREGKPGSFLQENYFLSNYNLEQAGAVLVPTVRTHAVLDAVGDRGYRLVGATVGAASQAVYTAAAALDLGCGVALGFDNISYTDELGLAGTDEAPLLIMMIGHERPEPAAFHFEIA; encoded by the coding sequence GTGGGTCTCGCCCATGACTACGCCACCGCGATCCTCCATCGTGGCCGGGTCCCGATGGACCCCGCGGACTTCGTGCCCGACTGGGCGGACGGCCCGCGCAAGGGCAAGCATTATCCCGGCGTGGACCGGCTGCCGCTGCCCGACGGCCGCTACCCGGCGGACGCGCACGTCGACCGGGGCCTCGCCGCAGCGCAACCGGCCGGTCCGGACGGCGGGTTCGACCTGGACGCGCTGTCCGGCATGCTGCGGGACTCCTACGGGCTGACCGGCAGGCGGCTGGCGGTGCAGGCCAACACCGACCTGAACGCGCTGCCGTTCTACCCACTGGCCAACTGGTCGCGCGGCTCCGCATCAGGCGGCGGCCTGTACCCGGTGAGCATCCACTGGGTCTCCGGCAGGAGCGGCCCGGTGACCCCCGGACTGCACTACTACTCCACCCGGCACCACGCGATGCACCGCCTGCTCACCGGGGACGTGACCGGCGAGGTGCGCACCGCCCTCGGTGGCGACGGCGCCCCGGGCGCGGACGCCGACCACTACCTCGTGCTGGGCGTGAAGTACTGGCAGAACGCGTTCAAATACAACAATTTCTGCTTCCACGTCGTGTCCATGGACCTCGGTGCGCTGGTGCAGACGTGGCGCATCTGGGCGCGGGCCCGCGGCCTGGACGTGGAGCCGCTGCTGTGGTTCGACGAGGAGCGGCTGGCGCGGCTGCTGGGCGTCGAGGGCGACGCGGAGGGCGTGTTCGCGGTGGTGCCGCTGCGGTGGCGGCGCACCGAGGACTCCGACGCGGACACGGACGCCGGGCCGCAGGCGCGCACGCCGCGCGTCGCTCCCGCACCGGCCGCCGTACGCCACCGGGACATCGAGAAGTCCCGTCGTCTGCTGGCCTTCGACGACGTCCGCGCGATGCACGCCGCCACGCTCGGGCGCGCGGAGGACCGCCCCGCTCCCGGCGCGCTGGAGTCCGCGGCGGCGCACGCTCCCGACGCCTCAGCCCCTTTGCTGCCGCTGCCCGCGCCCCGCCCGCTCGATGCCGACGTGCGGACCGCACTGCGCCGCCGCCGCAGCAGCTTCGGCCGGTTCGACGCCCGGCGTCCGGTGACCGCCGACCAGCTCGCCGCCACCCTCGCGGCGGCCGACGCCGGTGCTCGCCTCGGCGGCGACTACTCCGGCGGCCCCGGCGGCGGTTCGCCGGTCCGGCTGGCCCGCACCTTCGTCTTCGTCAACCACGTCGAGGACGTCCCTCCCGGCAGCTACCTGTACGACCCGGAGGCGGGCGGGCTGCGGCCGGTGCGCGAGGGGAAGCCCGGCTCCTTCCTCCAGGAGAACTACTTCCTGTCCAACTACAACCTGGAGCAGGCCGGCGCCGTGCTGGTGCCCACCGTCCGCACGCACGCCGTGCTGGACGCGGTCGGCGACCGCGGCTACCGGCTGGTCGGCGCCACCGTCGGCGCCGCTTCCCAGGCCGTCTACACCGCGGCCGCCGCGCTGGACCTGGGCTGCGGTGTGGCGCTCGGCTTCGACAACATCTCCTACACCGACGAACTCGGCCTGGCCGGCACCGACGAGGCGCCGCTGCTCATCATGATGATCGGCCACGAACGGCCCGAGCCCGCCGCCTTCCACTTCGAGATCGCGTGA
- a CDS encoding lantibiotic dehydratase, translated as MTGELFHRPFVLRVAGLPVETVQRLRCPGSRQWADEVLDASTRSRAAGEAVGDLLHDLVGGCEDGGVRRRLLKLRRELFNNRLPHDPEAAVALVAALDARVAEKLTAWLADRRHLAARTADGAEVLAGELDRTRTELRALAGERRLGGGLLLASPSLDAQVDGYAAGPPARADGSRDKGAEKRHRKIERSLLAYLYRTACKTSPFSTFTGLALGEFTDGPRDAADGADPLQIRVDDVWTSHTRLNVVALGRLAQTVLDDPERRDGLPVTLASGWGHDEDRVRYVRRWVTTGDDDTAVTFDSVKDRLFFLRRSGALERMLAFFERRPEIRYGELGGMLADEEPDATAEDVDRYLAALLDLGMLQVPCLRIGVHDTDPLRAFQASLRGLDRDWADSLADDLAGPLARIDEFAGAAPERRRTLLAELRDSLAAIQRGLGAGEPRVPQTVLYEDAAPVARSGCDLAAWSRIAGEPLREVERALPAFDVTLPQRLTFQGFFTARFGQGGRCDDLLKLVHDFHEDFFDQYISFTAKRSTFDAEGRYVPEENWLGLPRIKALDTARQTFFDGMREVWERSGASAAGSGVAEVEIGAGLLDAVAGGLDGVAPAFAPLSHHLQLAERAGDPLVVLNRSYGGLSFPFSRFTHCFDGLADRLREETRRLAPDGAVFAEITGGPVTSNLNLHDRLLDYEIVCPGETGGVPEEYRLHLDDLYIVHDADADRLVLRSTRLDREVIPVYLGYLVPLALPEIPRTLLLLSPTSMTRLDVWGGVPQGEPDEGVTTRPRVRHGSVVLSRRSWSAPASALPLRGPGDTDADWYLGWHRWRRRHRLPDRVFATVSDGGGRGATSAKPQYVDFDSHLSLTAFEALLRTAEARVVFREALPDEDDLHTVSGRGRHVAEMALETAPAPEGRTRT; from the coding sequence GTGACCGGTGAGCTGTTCCACCGCCCGTTCGTGCTCCGGGTCGCCGGTCTGCCCGTGGAGACCGTGCAGCGGTTGCGCTGCCCCGGGAGCCGCCAGTGGGCCGATGAGGTGCTGGACGCCTCGACGCGGTCCCGCGCGGCCGGGGAGGCCGTCGGCGACCTGCTGCACGATCTGGTGGGCGGCTGCGAGGACGGCGGTGTGCGCCGCCGGTTGCTGAAGCTGCGCCGCGAACTCTTCAACAACCGCCTGCCGCACGACCCGGAGGCGGCCGTCGCGCTCGTCGCCGCACTGGACGCGCGCGTGGCCGAGAAGCTGACCGCCTGGCTGGCCGACCGCCGCCACCTGGCGGCCCGTACGGCGGACGGCGCCGAGGTGCTGGCCGGCGAACTCGACCGCACCCGCACGGAACTGCGGGCCCTGGCCGGCGAACGCCGCCTGGGCGGCGGCCTGCTGCTCGCCTCGCCCTCCCTGGACGCACAGGTCGACGGCTATGCCGCCGGTCCGCCCGCCCGGGCGGACGGCAGCCGCGACAAGGGCGCGGAGAAGCGCCACCGGAAGATCGAGCGCTCCCTCCTCGCCTACCTCTACCGCACCGCCTGCAAGACCAGCCCGTTCTCCACCTTCACCGGCCTCGCGCTGGGCGAATTCACCGACGGTCCCCGGGACGCGGCGGACGGGGCGGATCCGCTGCAGATCCGGGTGGACGACGTGTGGACCAGCCACACCCGGCTCAACGTCGTCGCCCTCGGCCGCCTGGCGCAGACCGTGCTCGACGACCCCGAACGCCGCGACGGGCTGCCCGTGACGCTCGCCTCCGGCTGGGGCCACGACGAGGACCGCGTCCGCTACGTCCGCCGCTGGGTGACCACCGGCGACGACGACACCGCCGTCACCTTCGACAGCGTCAAGGACCGGCTGTTCTTCCTCCGCCGCAGCGGCGCGCTGGAGAGGATGCTGGCCTTCTTCGAGCGCCGCCCGGAGATCCGCTACGGCGAACTCGGCGGCATGCTCGCGGACGAGGAGCCGGACGCCACCGCCGAGGACGTGGACCGCTACCTGGCCGCCCTCCTCGACCTGGGCATGCTCCAGGTGCCCTGCCTGCGCATCGGCGTGCACGACACCGACCCGCTGCGCGCCTTCCAGGCCTCCCTGCGCGGCCTGGACCGCGACTGGGCCGACAGCCTCGCGGACGACCTGGCCGGACCGCTCGCCCGCATCGACGAGTTCGCCGGGGCCGCTCCGGAGCGCCGTCGGACGCTGCTCGCCGAACTCCGGGACTCGCTGGCCGCGATCCAGCGCGGGCTCGGCGCCGGGGAGCCGCGCGTCCCGCAGACCGTGCTCTACGAGGACGCCGCCCCCGTCGCGCGGTCCGGCTGCGACCTGGCCGCCTGGAGCCGGATCGCCGGGGAGCCGTTGCGGGAGGTGGAGCGCGCGCTGCCCGCCTTCGACGTGACGCTGCCGCAACGGCTGACGTTCCAGGGCTTCTTCACCGCCCGCTTCGGCCAGGGCGGGCGGTGCGACGACCTGCTCAAGCTGGTCCACGACTTCCACGAGGACTTCTTCGACCAGTACATCTCCTTCACCGCCAAGCGCAGCACGTTCGACGCCGAAGGCCGGTACGTGCCGGAGGAGAACTGGCTCGGGCTGCCCCGCATCAAGGCGCTCGACACCGCTCGGCAGACCTTCTTCGACGGCATGCGCGAGGTGTGGGAGCGCAGCGGCGCGTCAGCGGCCGGTTCGGGCGTCGCGGAGGTGGAGATCGGCGCCGGCCTCCTCGACGCCGTCGCCGGCGGACTCGACGGCGTGGCCCCGGCGTTCGCGCCGCTCAGCCACCATCTGCAGCTCGCCGAGCGGGCCGGCGACCCGCTCGTCGTCCTCAACCGTTCCTACGGCGGCCTGTCGTTCCCGTTCAGCCGCTTCACGCACTGCTTCGACGGGCTCGCGGACCGGCTGCGCGAGGAGACCCGGCGGCTCGCGCCCGACGGCGCGGTCTTCGCCGAGATCACCGGCGGCCCGGTGACCAGCAACCTCAACCTGCACGACCGGCTGCTGGACTACGAGATCGTGTGCCCCGGCGAGACCGGCGGCGTGCCCGAGGAGTACCGGCTGCACCTGGACGACCTGTACATCGTCCACGACGCCGACGCCGACCGGCTGGTACTGCGCTCCACCCGCCTGGACCGCGAGGTGATCCCCGTCTACCTCGGCTACCTGGTCCCGCTGGCGCTCCCGGAGATCCCGCGCACGCTGCTGCTGCTCTCCCCGACCTCCATGACCCGCCTCGACGTCTGGGGCGGCGTCCCGCAGGGTGAGCCGGACGAGGGGGTGACCACGCGCCCGCGCGTGCGGCACGGCAGCGTGGTGCTCAGCCGGCGCAGCTGGAGCGCGCCCGCCTCGGCGCTGCCGCTGCGCGGACCCGGCGACACCGACGCTGACTGGTACCTCGGCTGGCACCGCTGGCGCCGCCGGCACCGCCTGCCCGACCGGGTGTTCGCCACCGTCTCGGACGGCGGCGGGCGCGGCGCGACCAGCGCCAAGCCGCAGTACGTCGACTTCGACAGCCACCTTTCGCTGACCGCCTTCGAGGCGCTGCTGCGCACGGCGGAGGCGCGCGTGGTGTTCCGCGAGGCGCTGCCCGACGAGGACGACCTGCACACCGTCTCCGGACGCGGCCGGCACGTCGCCGAGATGGCCCTGGAGACCGCGCCCGCCCCCGAGGGAAGGACCCGCACGTGA